The Spartobacteria bacterium genome segment ATCCCAGCGTTTTAACTCCGACTACATAACGGACGGTAACACCCACGTTTCATTCACAGCGTCAATATCAGAATTACTTTTAACGCTTACACCGTGGATAGTGAGTGTCGGGTCGTTAGCAGTATCGACACTTACAACAATATCGCCAAACGTAACCGCACTAAGCGTTGCACCTGATCCAAAAGCAGCAGTAAGAACCGCAGCCAGACTAGGTGCTGCACCAGAATCAAGATATTCTTTTGCATAAGCTGTGGCCAAAGAGGATTTTGCCTCAGCGATACCCGATACCACCGCTTTTGTACGAGCAGACTTCACCAAACTCAAATATTTAGGGGTCGCGACGGCAGCCAGAATACCAATGAGCAACAGCACTGCCAAAATTTCAACCATCGTAAAACCATCATTTCTTCTCATCTTTTTCATGGGGAGGATCTCCTTAATTATTTTTTATTATCCTGCGTATACTGAATACCATCGTGAAGACATTAGGCTTTACGTTATACTTAACCTTCCAGTAACCAGCATAACATCAACACTGTAACATTTTGATAAAGGTAAACCAATATGCATGAATCGTCAACAAATCATATAAATAAATGAACGAATTGACAGTTACTACGAATGTCATATTGAGATAATGGCCACTGCCAAATGCGTTTTCCGCATAAGCAACAGGAATTACGAATGATCCCAGCCCAGGAATTACGCCATCAGGAGCAGTAATGCAGGACGCCGGAGGTGTCAACGTACTTAGCTCGGGGTTTCAACCCCGAGAATACGATTCACGCAGATTTGCGCCCCGAAGGGTCGCACGAATGCAGATTCGCGCCCCGGTGGGCCGCACGAATGCAGATTTGCGCCCCGATGGGCCGCACGAATGGTCTTAACCTAATATGCCATATACGTGCACCCACTTCGGGGTGCTTTATCATTTTCGGACGGGTCTCGGGGTTAAAACCCCGAGCTAAGTTCTGCCATCCCTCCGGGATTATTCATGATCAGGTTGAGTTTAGCTTTTCGAAGAACGGCTGGATAACACGGATGCCAGGCGCGTTTTATGATTGAAATAACTCACCGAAACCGCAAAATAACCGGCCATGAAAAAACATACAAAAAATCCGCCGTTCTTTGTTCACGATGATTTCCTCGGCATTCATCCCTTTTATTTCCGTCTACTTATTGCGGTGCTGTTTATTCTGCTAGCGCAAACCTACTGGATTGGACAAAATGTATACGTCGAAGAAGGTTTTGTCCCCATTGCACAGCCAGATACTGCCATATATTACCAATATGCACGGGCCTGGGCCGGTGGACATCCTTTCCGGTTTTTCACCGCTGCCGATGCACCCACCACCGGATGCACAAGCCTGCTCTATCCTTTCCTCCTATCTGCCCTATATCATCTTCCTTTACAGGGGAGTCAGGTCATTCTTGGCGGATTCTGGCTTCATATTGTACTGCTTGCAGGAACCATCATACTGGCTGGACAGTGTGCAAAACGTATTCACCGTTCCATACAATATCCATCTATGCTGCTTATTACTCTGTCCGGTCAAACCTGGTACACCTTCCTTGGCCAGACGGATATGGGACTGCTGGTGTTTATGTCGGTTTCCACCATCTATTCTGTTTTATACAATAAGAGACTTCTGTCACTGCTGCTATTCATCCTGCTGCCCTTTGCACATCCTATCGGACTGATGTTTTCGGTGGTACTCTGCATTTTAGGGCTGATTTTTATTCGGCGATTTCCCTCTTTTTTCATTTATGGACTGGCCGGAATGACAGCCTACGCAACGATCATGGGAATCAATATACATCTTACCGGCCATGCCAAATTTATGTCACTAAATGGGAAGGGGTATTTTACCCTCTTATCGCCCCTTCATGCCCTATTAAAAACAATCGGGGATACCTTTCTCATCATCAGAGGTTTTTTCTTCGGACTCACTTCTGATCTACGTCAATTCCACACCATCCCTGTCATATCCGGACTACTGGTACTCATTGGTATCATTCGCCGTCCCTGGCATCGTTCTCGTCGCAATATTGCTGAAATATGGGTGTTGCTGACTTGCATGGGCGCCATACTTCTCGTGGGAAGCAGCGGCTGGCAGATGCTTAGCTGCGATCGCTATCTCGCATTCATTATCCCCTTCTGGATCATCTATATGGTGTACGGACTCTACTGCATCGCTCGATGGACCGGCAAAAGAAACAATGCCACAGCCCGTGTGGGACTGTTAATTCTGTGCGGATTTTACGGATTATTCAGTACCTCCTATATCAGCCGCTTTATTACCGATATCGGAAATTTAAAAAGTTCTGTCCATTTTATGCACGAACAATTGGATGTTTTACCTCCAGAAACAACTATAGGCGGCAGATCCTATAATGCATATGCCATGTACAATGAACCACGAGAAATGTACCATATTTTCGGTATTCTGAGTGCTGAATTTGCGTGGCAGCCTGAATTGATTTACTGTTTGGAAAACTTCAAATACAGGCCTCAAAACCGTATGGATTTATGGATCTATGATGGACATTGCACCAACAGTGCCCCGTGGATGAATTTCTTCATGGGCGAAACCATTGCTACGGACCGGTCTGCTCCCCACTCTGCCAACACTCCGTCCTTCAAAAAGGCCGACTG includes the following:
- a CDS encoding prepilin-type N-terminal cleavage/methylation domain-containing protein, whose product is MKKMRRNDGFTMVEILAVLLLIGILAAVATPKYLSLVKSARTKAVVSGIAEAKSSLATAYAKEYLDSGAAPSLAAVLTAAFGSGATLSAVTFGDIVVSVDTANDPTLTIHGVSVKSNSDIDAVNETWVLPSVM